Proteins from a genomic interval of Geotrypetes seraphini chromosome 7, aGeoSer1.1, whole genome shotgun sequence:
- the IKBIP gene encoding inhibitor of nuclear factor kappa-B kinase-interacting protein isoform X2, which produces MSAEGRRRRAAKGASGDPAGGSRGLEPSTVLCLLSVAACGLLAGLMFQRSASCADVLNRLQLLQTKESQLEALKERLHVVSEKLGASEDHMQEVLVSAALVSHLEHHVFRVRSTIYGFQASQEKILQNLQNLQEKLHNTADTCTLHQDKVDLSLVNLKSEVKSIHNHTTSKINTVEQGVKLLIERIKELEDGTRRNIQTIRRQEENELLQVKNQLEQGSKRAKKLEAEQNTLTARDTDLTQRLSESGPKESECRNHFTTIEHAVLSILRVSKELMGMKKRTDDIASQTMNMEKNMRRAVAETTNIQRALERA; this is translated from the exons ATGTCTGCGGAGGGGCGACGGCGGAGGGCGGCGAAGGGCGCCAGCGGCGATCCGGCGGGGGGCTCTCGGGGGCTGGAGCCGAGCACGGTGCTCTGCCTGCTCAGCGTGGCGGCCTGCGGGCTCCTGGCCGG GCTGATGTTCCAGCGGTCGGCCAGTTGTGCAGATGTTCTGAATCGCCTCCAGCTGCTGCAGACGAAAGAATCGCAATTGGAGGCGCTGAAGGAGAGGCTCCACGTTGTCTCCGAAAAG TTGGGGGCTTCAGAAGACCACATGCAGGAAGTTCTAGTTTCGGCCGCCTTAGTCAGTCATTTGGAACATCATGTATTCCGTGTCCGTAGCACCATATATGGATTCCAAGCCTCACAGGAGAAGATATTGCAGAACCTCCAGAACCTGCAAGAAAAGCTACATAATACTGCAGACACGTGCACACTTCATCAAGACAAAGTGGACCTCTCGCTTGTCAACTTAAAATCGGAAGTGAAAAGCATCCACAACCACACCACTTCCAAAATCAATACTGTAGAGCAAGGCGTGAAGTTGCTTATTGAAAGGATTAAAGAACTGGAGGATGGAACTAGAAGAAATATTCAGACAATAAGAAGGCAGGAAGAGAATGAGCTGCTTCAGGTAAAGAATCAGCTGGAGCAAGGTAGTAAAAGGGCTAAGAAGCTGGAAGCAGAACAGAACACTTTGACTGCTAGAGACACAGACTTGACCCAAAGACTGTCCGAATCTGGGCCCAAAGAGTCTGAGTGTAGAAATCATTTCACAACTATTGAACACGCTGTCCTCAGCATCCTACGAGTGTCTAAGGAGCTAATGGGCATGAAGAAGAGGACAGATGACATCGCCAGCCAGACAATGAATATGGAGAAGAACATGCGGAGGGCTGTGGCCGAGACCACGAACATTCAAAGGGCCCTGGAAAGAGCATAG